One segment of Clostridium ljungdahlii DSM 13528 DNA contains the following:
- a CDS encoding MetQ/NlpA family ABC transporter substrate-binding protein, which yields MIRKFLKTTIASLLIITSAIGLSACGSKNSSDSSEKKEIKLGVSPGPYNDLFNAGVKPILEKEGYKVNLVNFSELLSSEVALTEGSVDFNVAQHNAYVKAYNKEKKANLVSIIKIPTVRAGIFSNKHKSMSEVKQGDKVFIPKDPSNAARAYALLEKAGWIKIKSGVVKTLATQKDIVENKNNIKIIEMDSSQIPRSMNEADYAVLPGAIEYMAKIDASKALISETLSDDLYITVAVDGKNKNAKWAQDIIKAYKSQDFKNYIKTHNSKGYWVLPDDLK from the coding sequence ATGATAAGAAAATTTTTAAAAACTACTATAGCATCACTGCTTATAATTACATCGGCAATAGGATTGTCAGCATGTGGATCAAAAAATAGCAGTGATTCAAGCGAAAAGAAAGAGATAAAGCTGGGAGTTTCTCCTGGACCTTACAACGATCTTTTTAACGCAGGCGTAAAACCTATTCTTGAAAAAGAAGGTTATAAGGTTAATTTGGTAAATTTCTCGGAACTTCTTTCATCTGAGGTTGCCCTGACAGAAGGAAGTGTTGATTTTAACGTTGCACAACATAATGCTTATGTTAAAGCGTATAATAAGGAGAAAAAGGCAAATCTTGTTTCTATAATAAAAATACCAACAGTGAGGGCAGGAATTTTTTCGAACAAGCATAAATCAATGAGTGAAGTTAAGCAGGGGGATAAAGTATTTATTCCTAAAGACCCATCAAATGCAGCTAGAGCTTATGCATTACTTGAAAAAGCAGGATGGATTAAGATAAAATCAGGTGTAGTAAAGACACTTGCAACTCAAAAAGATATAGTTGAGAATAAAAATAACATAAAAATAATTGAAATGGATTCTTCACAAATACCACGTTCTATGAATGAAGCAGATTATGCCGTACTTCCAGGGGCTATTGAATATATGGCAAAAATAGATGCATCGAAAGCACTTATTTCAGAAACACTTTCAGATGATCTTTATATAACTGTTGCAGTGGATGGAAAAAATAAAAATGCTAAATGGGCACAGGATATAATAAAAGCTTATAAATCACAAGATTTTAAGAATTACATAAAGACACATAATTCTAAAGGATATTGGGTTCTTCCTGATGATCTTAAGTAA
- a CDS encoding DMT family transporter, translating to MNKGVLKSSMLLLITSAIWGFAFVAQRVGMNYVGAFTFNGVRFGLGAFSLLPLIIFYKEKDKNKEKNKSFKSVFLSGLFTGLIVFLASSFQQVGLIGTTAGKAAFITGLYIVFVPIMGMFLKRHIGLNSWIGALIAVVGLYFLCVTSSFFISHSDLLELGSAFFFAVQIILIDIFSKKFDTLKLAFFQFITCSVLSLITAILFESITISGVLQAAIPILYGGIFSVGIAYTLQIVAQKNAEPTHAAIIMSMESVFAAIGGFLVLNEYLSLRAMFGCGLMLAGMIICQVKPREICHAKVEACKKR from the coding sequence ATGAATAAAGGTGTTTTAAAATCTAGCATGTTGCTTTTAATAACCTCTGCTATATGGGGATTTGCATTTGTAGCACAAAGAGTGGGTATGAATTATGTAGGTGCGTTTACTTTTAATGGAGTAAGATTTGGACTAGGTGCTTTTTCTTTACTTCCACTTATAATATTTTATAAAGAAAAGGATAAAAATAAAGAAAAAAATAAAAGTTTTAAAAGCGTATTTTTATCTGGACTTTTTACAGGATTAATAGTGTTTTTAGCTTCTTCTTTCCAACAAGTAGGCCTTATAGGAACTACAGCAGGAAAAGCTGCTTTTATAACTGGATTGTACATTGTATTTGTTCCAATTATGGGTATGTTCTTAAAACGACATATAGGGCTGAATTCATGGATTGGAGCTTTAATTGCTGTGGTAGGATTATACTTTTTATGCGTTACAAGTAGTTTTTTTATATCACACAGTGATTTACTTGAACTTGGAAGTGCCTTTTTCTTTGCGGTTCAAATAATTTTAATAGATATTTTTTCTAAAAAGTTTGATACACTCAAACTGGCATTTTTTCAATTTATAACTTGTTCGGTTTTAAGTTTAATAACAGCTATTTTATTTGAAAGTATAACAATAAGTGGAGTTTTACAGGCTGCAATACCTATTCTATATGGTGGTATATTTTCAGTGGGAATTGCATATACATTGCAAATTGTCGCACAAAAAAATGCTGAACCAACACATGCAGCTATTATAATGAGTATGGAATCAGTTTTTGCAGCTATTGGAGGTTTTTTAGTTTTGAATGAATATTTAAGTTTAAGGGCAATGTTTGGATGTGGCCTTATGCTTGCAGGTATGATTATATGTCAGGTGAAACCTAGGGAAATTTGCCATGCAAAAGTTGAAGCTTGTAAAAAGAGGTAA
- a CDS encoding methionine ABC transporter ATP-binding protein, which translates to MIDLKNVYKTFNRDGMKIEALKGINIKVDKGDIYGVIGFSGAGKSTLLRMVNFLEKPTSGSVLVNGQDISKLNKKQLISTRRKIGMVFQHFNLLNSKTVFANVALPLILDHVPKNEISNRVNDLLKFVGLDNRAKNYPDELSGGQKQRIGIARALATNPQILLCDEATSALDPQTTESILELLKRVNKEYDITILLITHQMNVIQKICNKVAVMEKGKIVEKGRVIDVFGNPKEKVTKDFVHSVTNDDIPISILNLIKNNRQNSQNRKFFRLKFMGNSTLTPMISMATKKFNAEINVLNASVTELQDTPMVNMVIELECDSTLAEEIVKYIESKNILVEEVA; encoded by the coding sequence ATGATTGACTTAAAAAATGTGTATAAAACCTTTAATAGGGATGGTATGAAAATTGAGGCTTTGAAAGGAATTAACATAAAAGTAGATAAAGGAGATATATATGGAGTTATAGGTTTTAGTGGAGCAGGAAAAAGTACGCTTTTAAGAATGGTTAATTTTCTTGAAAAACCTACATCTGGAAGTGTACTTGTTAATGGGCAAGATATTAGTAAACTCAATAAAAAGCAGCTTATAAGTACTAGAAGAAAAATAGGAATGGTTTTTCAACATTTTAATCTTTTAAATTCAAAAACTGTTTTTGCAAATGTAGCTCTTCCTTTAATTCTTGATCATGTTCCTAAAAATGAAATATCAAATAGGGTAAATGATCTTCTCAAATTTGTAGGCCTGGATAATAGAGCAAAAAATTATCCAGATGAACTATCAGGCGGACAAAAGCAGAGAATTGGGATCGCCAGGGCACTTGCTACAAATCCACAAATACTATTATGTGATGAAGCTACATCTGCTTTAGATCCACAAACTACGGAATCAATACTCGAACTTTTAAAAAGAGTAAATAAAGAATATGATATTACTATTTTGCTAATAACCCATCAAATGAATGTAATACAGAAAATTTGTAACAAAGTTGCTGTAATGGAGAAAGGAAAGATAGTAGAGAAGGGAAGAGTAATAGATGTTTTTGGAAATCCAAAAGAAAAAGTTACAAAAGATTTTGTACATAGTGTAACTAATGACGATATTCCAATAAGCATATTAAATCTTATTAAAAACAACAGACAGAATAGTCAAAATAGAAAATTCTTTAGGCTTAAATTTATGGGAAATTCAACACTTACACCTATGATATCTATGGCAACGAAAAAATTTAATGCTGAAATAAACGTGCTTAATGCAAGTGTTACAGAACTTCAGGACACACCTATGGTAAATATGGTAATAGAACTCGAATGTGATTCTACTTTAGCTGAAGAAATTGTTAAATATATTGAAAGTAAAAATATTTTAGTAGAGGAGGTGGCATAA
- a CDS encoding methionine ABC transporter permease: MQTITISQIYTAILQTLYMIFIPLLIGSVVGTLLGVLMVVTRPNGILENKYIYNVLNPIVNIFRSLPFIILMVAIVPFTKLIVGSSIGTSAALVPLTIFITPYIARLVENSILEVDSGTIEAAEAMGATSFQIIWHFLLPEAMGSLVLSLTTATIGLIGATAMAGTVGGGGIGDVAISYGYERFDTEVMVITVILLIIFVQFIQTIGNVIARKVRRN, from the coding sequence ATGCAGACTATAACTATATCGCAGATTTATACTGCAATATTACAAACACTGTACATGATTTTCATACCACTTTTAATAGGATCTGTAGTAGGAACTCTTTTGGGAGTATTAATGGTAGTAACAAGGCCTAATGGAATACTGGAAAATAAATATATTTATAATGTTTTAAATCCTATTGTAAATATATTTCGTTCTTTGCCATTTATAATTTTGATGGTTGCAATAGTACCTTTTACTAAACTTATAGTAGGTTCATCTATAGGTACGAGTGCTGCACTAGTTCCTCTTACTATTTTTATTACTCCTTATATTGCAAGACTTGTGGAAAATTCTATTTTGGAAGTAGATAGTGGAACTATAGAAGCTGCAGAGGCAATGGGTGCTACGTCTTTTCAGATAATATGGCATTTCCTTCTTCCTGAAGCAATGGGATCACTTGTGCTTTCACTTACTACTGCTACGATAGGTCTTATAGGGGCTACTGCAATGGCAGGAACTGTAGGCGGTGGAGGAATAGGAGATGTAGCTATATCCTATGGATATGAAAGATTTGATACAGAAGTAATGGTTATTACGGTAATTTTACTTATAATATTTGTACAATTTATACAGACAATAGGTAATGTAATAGCTAGAAAAGTAAGAAGAAATTAA